A single genomic interval of Roseomonas aeriglobus harbors:
- a CDS encoding acyltransferase, protein MARHYGMDWLRIGAFALLILYHIAMVFVPWPYHVKAVRTVDWVTVPMALTSPWRLTLLFLVSGYASRAIVTRSPGLWRFVRSRTSRLLLPLAFGIAIIVPPQAWVELVTQHGYTRGYLHFWASEFFDFDTLAGTILPTWNHLWFVGYLWIYTLALALLLALPRPRALQVGFDRLFGGVSVLWLPILYLLLAQVFVFTRWTDTHDVLHDGIAHLGFFPAFVFGFLLAAAPNTMAALVRWRWVSLALAAASFAIVGGVALVWPGVSSPPQWIADQTLWARQVQCWATIAALIGIAEAHLNRDHPARALLAEAVFPFYLVHQTIIVVVGYWLRSTNLPLWSQFLVLLVTTCAGCWAFYRIGRDVRLLRPLIGLRPRPAAAARHTPHPSF, encoded by the coding sequence ATGGCACGACATTACGGCATGGACTGGTTGCGGATCGGGGCGTTCGCGCTGTTGATCCTCTACCACATCGCCATGGTGTTCGTACCGTGGCCCTATCATGTGAAGGCGGTACGGACGGTCGATTGGGTAACGGTGCCGATGGCGCTGACCAGCCCCTGGCGCCTGACCCTGCTGTTTCTCGTCTCGGGCTATGCCAGTCGCGCGATCGTTACCCGGTCGCCCGGACTGTGGCGCTTCGTCCGCTCCCGCACCAGCCGCCTGCTGCTGCCGCTGGCGTTCGGCATCGCCATCATCGTGCCGCCCCAGGCCTGGGTCGAACTCGTCACCCAGCATGGCTATACCCGCGGCTATCTGCATTTCTGGGCGAGCGAGTTCTTCGATTTCGATACGCTCGCCGGGACCATCCTGCCGACCTGGAACCATCTGTGGTTCGTCGGTTACCTGTGGATCTACACGCTCGCGCTCGCGCTGCTGCTCGCCCTGCCACGACCGCGGGCCTTGCAGGTCGGGTTCGACCGGCTGTTCGGCGGGGTCAGCGTCCTGTGGCTGCCGATCCTCTACCTGCTGCTGGCCCAGGTGTTCGTGTTCACGCGCTGGACCGATACGCACGACGTGCTGCACGACGGCATTGCGCACCTGGGCTTCTTCCCGGCGTTCGTCTTCGGCTTCCTGCTCGCCGCTGCGCCCAACACGATGGCGGCGCTGGTACGATGGCGCTGGGTGTCGCTCGCGCTTGCCGCTGCCAGCTTCGCGATCGTCGGCGGAGTCGCGCTGGTCTGGCCCGGTGTCAGTTCGCCGCCGCAATGGATCGCCGACCAGACGCTATGGGCGCGGCAGGTCCAGTGCTGGGCGACGATCGCCGCCCTGATCGGTATCGCCGAGGCCCATTTGAACCGCGATCACCCCGCCCGCGCACTGCTGGCGGAGGCGGTGTTTCCCTTCTACCTCGTCCACCAGACGATCATCGTCGTCGTCGGCTATTGGCTGCGGTCGACGAACCTGCCGCTGTGGTCGCAGTTCCTGGTCCTGCTGGTGACAACCTGCGCCGGCTGCTGGGCCTTCTACCGCATCGGCCGCGACGTGCGGCTGTTGCGTCCGCTGATCGGCCTCAGGCCCCGCCCCGCCGCCGCCGCCCGGCACACCCCGCACCCGTCCTTCTGA
- a CDS encoding MFS transporter, with translation MPESQKVGRVRWGVLAVLFAVTVINYADRATLSLAAPSLSLDLGIDKLQLGIVFSAFGWAYVASQVPGGWLLDRFGTPRVYLIAIIVWSLFTMAQGGVVWLSGATAITTLFAFRFLVGVAEAPSFPGNARLVAAWFPSAERGTASAIFNSAQYFATVLFAPIMGWIIAGFGWPWVFVFMGVAGLIAAVVWTRVVRDPEDHPRLGAPERAMIEAGGALRQAPHTGARQDGELGRKLRVLLGHRTLWGLYLAQFFINTLTYFFITWFPVYLVEERGLSVVKAGLFATVPAICGFIGGVLGGVLSDWLLRRGYSLTAARKIPVVSGMILALMILGCITAQSNTMILVFMSLAFFGKGIGALGWAIMSDVAPRDSAGLSGGIFNMFGNLSSIVTPILIGYILKETGSFDLVLALVAGSALFAALAVLLLVGSIRRIGESA, from the coding sequence ATGCCGGAATCGCAGAAGGTCGGACGTGTCCGTTGGGGCGTGTTGGCGGTGCTCTTTGCCGTCACCGTCATCAATTACGCCGACCGCGCGACGCTGTCGCTGGCGGCACCATCGCTATCGCTCGACCTGGGCATCGACAAGCTGCAACTCGGCATCGTGTTCTCGGCCTTCGGCTGGGCCTATGTCGCGTCGCAGGTCCCCGGTGGCTGGCTGCTCGACCGGTTCGGTACGCCTCGCGTCTACCTGATCGCCATCATCGTCTGGTCGCTCTTCACGATGGCACAGGGCGGCGTGGTGTGGCTGAGCGGCGCGACCGCGATCACCACCCTGTTCGCCTTCCGCTTCCTGGTCGGCGTGGCGGAGGCGCCTTCGTTTCCCGGCAACGCCCGCCTGGTCGCTGCCTGGTTTCCCTCGGCCGAACGCGGCACGGCCAGCGCGATCTTCAATTCGGCGCAGTATTTCGCAACCGTACTGTTCGCGCCGATCATGGGGTGGATCATCGCCGGCTTCGGCTGGCCATGGGTGTTCGTTTTCATGGGCGTGGCCGGGCTGATCGCAGCCGTGGTCTGGACGAGGGTGGTGCGCGATCCGGAAGATCACCCCCGTCTGGGCGCGCCCGAACGTGCGATGATCGAAGCCGGCGGCGCCTTGCGTCAGGCTCCCCACACGGGCGCCCGGCAAGACGGTGAGCTGGGGCGCAAATTGCGCGTGCTGCTGGGGCATCGCACGCTCTGGGGGCTCTACCTCGCGCAATTCTTCATCAACACTCTGACCTATTTCTTCATCACCTGGTTCCCGGTGTATCTCGTCGAGGAGCGCGGACTGTCGGTGGTCAAGGCGGGGCTGTTCGCCACCGTGCCGGCAATTTGCGGCTTCATCGGCGGCGTGCTGGGCGGCGTCCTTTCGGACTGGCTGCTGCGGCGCGGCTACAGCCTGACGGCGGCGCGAAAGATCCCGGTGGTGAGCGGCATGATCCTGGCGCTGATGATCCTCGGCTGCATCACGGCACAGTCGAACACCATGATCCTCGTGTTCATGAGCCTGGCGTTCTTCGGCAAAGGTATCGGCGCCCTGGGCTGGGCGATCATGAGCGACGTCGCCCCGCGCGACAGCGCCGGCCTGTCGGGGGGCATCTTCAACATGTTCGGCAACCTCTCCTCCATCGTCACGCCGATCCTGATCGGGTATATCCTGAAGGAAACCGGGTCGTTCGATCTCGTCCTTGCGCTGGTGGCGGGATCCGCGCTTTTCGCGGCACTCGCCGTGCTCTTGCTGGTCGGGTCCATTCGACGGATCGGCGAAAGCGCCTGA
- a CDS encoding Tad domain-containing protein: MAWSRRKPNDPTQRGILMRLLRDVRGNTLAIMTATLIPLAGLVGGGIDLSRMYILKTRLQHACDAGSLAGRKSMGGGNWSFNNYYARTQAEKFFDANFQSGSFASTGLIRTFTEEAGKVTGTAQATIPMTLMRIFGKTSEDIAVSCDAEMRLPNTDVMFVLDTTGSMNDPQPGDIVNKMSALKTAVKCFYEIVAKIDSNATCTTGVPSGGTSDQVQIRFGFVPYATNVNVGRLLPTNWFVDSWTYQTREAQFTNQTTTSSTTPSVTGTTFVNPDPQGYFDYQGVGFISSSSCTNYAVPPQTAFEAIGVEGPQVERTTTGGNPETITWATYQYGRVYVFKTRRTQGGYCWIQRQEIRGDLRRQYSQTRSSTTATVFSGWRYAALPVTVSLLKNGTDWRDSFQWPIGANGTAATISWKGCIEERDTVRQTSYDPIPSGAKDLDIDLIPSSDATRWKPALPDLLYARGSFLGYDDPSFIFGPVNRSATDSSYSRPYSAFCPQAARKMQSYGAGSDFDSYVDSLFPEGNTYHDIGLLWGARLMSPTGIFGSENAKTARGGDIERHMIFMTDGDACAQSYDYTAYGYNWWDRRQTSASSAPTGGCTFNAFTLVEQVNKRTEALCSAIKNKNITLWVVAFGTLAPETITRLTTCASSGKYFTAANSAELQQTFKTIAEQISQLRLSR; encoded by the coding sequence ATGGCCTGGAGCCGCCGAAAGCCTAACGATCCGACGCAGCGCGGCATTCTGATGCGGTTGCTTCGCGACGTCCGAGGCAACACCCTGGCCATCATGACCGCGACGCTGATCCCGCTTGCCGGTCTGGTCGGTGGCGGCATCGACCTCAGCCGGATGTATATTCTGAAGACCCGCCTGCAGCATGCGTGCGATGCGGGCTCGCTGGCCGGTCGCAAGTCGATGGGCGGCGGCAACTGGTCGTTCAACAATTACTATGCCCGCACCCAGGCCGAGAAATTCTTCGACGCCAATTTCCAAAGCGGGTCGTTCGCCTCGACGGGCCTGATCCGCACCTTCACCGAAGAGGCCGGCAAGGTGACCGGCACCGCGCAGGCGACGATCCCGATGACGTTGATGCGGATCTTCGGCAAGACCAGCGAAGACATCGCGGTCAGCTGCGACGCCGAAATGCGGCTGCCCAACACCGACGTCATGTTCGTGCTCGATACCACCGGGTCGATGAACGACCCGCAGCCCGGCGACATCGTCAACAAGATGTCGGCGCTGAAGACCGCGGTGAAGTGCTTTTACGAAATCGTGGCGAAGATCGACAGCAACGCGACCTGCACCACCGGCGTGCCGTCGGGGGGGACCAGCGATCAGGTCCAGATCCGCTTCGGCTTCGTCCCCTATGCGACCAACGTCAACGTCGGGCGGCTGTTGCCGACCAATTGGTTCGTCGACAGCTGGACCTATCAGACGCGCGAGGCGCAATTCACCAATCAGACGACCACGTCGTCGACCACGCCGTCGGTGACGGGCACGACCTTCGTCAATCCCGACCCCCAGGGCTATTTCGACTATCAGGGCGTCGGCTTTATCTCGTCATCGAGCTGTACGAATTACGCCGTTCCGCCCCAGACGGCGTTCGAGGCGATCGGCGTGGAAGGTCCGCAGGTCGAACGGACGACCACCGGCGGAAATCCGGAAACCATAACCTGGGCCACCTATCAGTACGGCCGCGTCTACGTCTTCAAGACGCGGCGCACCCAGGGCGGATATTGCTGGATCCAGCGCCAGGAAATCCGCGGCGACCTGCGGCGTCAATATTCGCAGACCCGGTCATCGACGACGGCGACCGTCTTCAGCGGTTGGCGCTACGCCGCGCTGCCCGTCACCGTCAGCCTGCTGAAGAACGGGACCGACTGGCGCGACAGCTTCCAATGGCCGATCGGCGCAAATGGCACCGCCGCCACGATCAGCTGGAAAGGCTGTATCGAGGAACGCGATACGGTGCGTCAGACCAGCTACGATCCGATCCCGTCGGGGGCAAAGGATCTCGACATCGACCTGATCCCCAGCAGCGACGCCACCCGGTGGAAGCCGGCGCTGCCCGACCTGCTCTATGCCCGCGGATCCTTCCTCGGGTACGACGACCCGAGCTTCATTTTCGGGCCGGTCAATCGGTCGGCGACCGACAGCAGCTATTCGCGGCCGTATTCCGCCTTCTGCCCGCAGGCGGCGCGCAAGATGCAATCCTACGGCGCCGGCAGCGACTTCGACAGCTATGTCGATTCGCTCTTCCCCGAAGGCAACACCTATCATGACATCGGCCTGCTGTGGGGTGCGCGGCTGATGTCGCCGACCGGCATCTTCGGCAGCGAAAATGCCAAGACCGCGCGGGGCGGCGACATCGAACGGCACATGATCTTCATGACCGACGGCGACGCCTGCGCGCAATCCTACGACTATACCGCGTACGGCTATAACTGGTGGGATCGACGCCAGACCTCGGCCAGCAGCGCTCCTACCGGCGGCTGCACGTTCAACGCCTTCACGCTGGTCGAACAGGTCAACAAGCGGACCGAGGCGCTGTGCAGCGCGATCAAGAACAAGAACATCACCTTGTGGGTCGTCGCGTTCGGCACGCTGGCACCGGAGACGATCACCCGCCTGACCACATGCGCATCGTCGGGCAAATATTTCACCGCGGCCAACTCGGCCGAATTGCAGCAGACGTTCAAGACGATCGCCGAACAGATATCACAGCTCAGACTGTCCCGGTGA
- a CDS encoding isoaspartyl peptidase/L-asparaginase, with product MTASSPAPAATGWAIAVHGGAGIIPRGQLTPEQDAAARAGLNAALDAGQAILAAGGSALDAVEAAVRVLEDDPAFNAGRGAVFTYEGTQELDAAIMDGRTRAAGAVAGVTATKNPVRLARAVMDHSPHVLLAGSGADAFSRDQGLEQVGPDWFAIPERRDQLERMKASSATGFDVDMKYGTVGAVACDAEGHVAAATSTGGVTGKRWGRIGDSPLIGAGTFADDRAGAVSATGSGEFFIRAGVAHEICARVRFLGETLQAAGDVVMAETRALGGTGGIILTGPTGEIAWSMTTSGMYRGKASARGDRVVAIYGDEA from the coding sequence ATGACCGCCTCCTCCCCTGCGCCTGCCGCCACCGGCTGGGCGATCGCCGTTCACGGCGGCGCCGGCATCATCCCGCGTGGGCAGCTGACCCCGGAGCAGGACGCCGCGGCCCGTGCCGGGCTGAACGCGGCGCTCGATGCGGGGCAGGCGATCCTGGCGGCGGGCGGCAGCGCGCTCGACGCGGTCGAGGCCGCGGTGCGCGTTCTGGAGGACGATCCCGCCTTCAACGCCGGTCGCGGCGCGGTCTTTACCTATGAGGGCACGCAGGAGCTCGACGCCGCGATCATGGACGGCCGCACGCGTGCCGCCGGGGCCGTGGCCGGAGTCACCGCGACGAAAAACCCCGTCCGCCTCGCCCGCGCGGTGATGGACCATAGCCCCCACGTCCTGCTGGCCGGCAGCGGCGCCGACGCGTTCAGCCGCGACCAGGGGCTGGAGCAGGTCGGGCCCGACTGGTTCGCCATCCCCGAGCGACGCGACCAGCTCGAACGGATGAAGGCGAGCTCCGCGACCGGCTTCGACGTCGACATGAAATACGGCACGGTCGGGGCGGTCGCGTGCGATGCCGAGGGGCATGTCGCCGCGGCGACCTCGACCGGCGGGGTGACCGGCAAGCGCTGGGGACGCATCGGCGACTCACCCCTGATCGGGGCCGGAACCTTCGCCGACGATCGCGCGGGCGCCGTCAGCGCGACCGGATCGGGCGAGTTCTTCATTCGCGCGGGCGTCGCGCACGAAATCTGCGCCCGCGTGCGATTCCTCGGCGAAACCCTGCAAGCCGCCGGCGACGTGGTCATGGCCGAAACCCGCGCGCTGGGCGGCACCGGCGGAATCATCCTGACCGGCCCGACCGGCGAGATCGCATGGAGCATGACGACGTCGGGCATGTACCGCGGCAAGGCGTCGGCGCGCGGAGACAGGGTCGTGGCGATCTACGGCGACGAGGCGTGA
- the ispG gene encoding flavodoxin-dependent (E)-4-hydroxy-3-methylbut-2-enyl-diphosphate synthase, which produces MSVRPWRDIVRRPSRQIMVGNVPVGGDAPVTVQTMTNTPTSDAVATIDQIRRCEDAGVDIIRVSCPDVESTAALKGIVRASRVPIVADIHFHYKRALEAADAGAACLRINPGNIGSSERVKEVVNAAKANGCAIRIGVNAGSLEKDLLEKYGEPCPEALVESALDHIKLLQDHDFHEFKVAVKASDIFLAVAAYQQLAEAVDCPLHLGITEAGGFVGGTVKSAIGIGSLLWFGIGDTIRVSLSAEPEEEVRVGFEILKALGIRNRGVRVVSCPSCARQGFDVIRTVQALEDRLQHIRTPLSLSVLGCVVNGPGEARETDIGLTGGGNGKHMVYLSGVTDHTVEDADMLDHIVKLVEAKAAEMEASGAPAQAA; this is translated from the coding sequence ATGTCCGTTCGTCCCTGGCGCGATATCGTGCGCCGCCCCAGCCGCCAGATCATGGTCGGCAACGTCCCCGTCGGTGGCGATGCGCCGGTTACCGTGCAGACGATGACCAACACCCCGACCAGCGACGCGGTGGCGACGATCGACCAGATCCGCCGTTGCGAGGATGCCGGCGTCGACATCATCCGCGTCAGCTGCCCCGACGTCGAAAGCACCGCGGCGCTCAAGGGCATCGTCCGCGCCTCGCGCGTGCCGATCGTCGCCGACATCCACTTCCACTACAAGCGCGCGCTGGAGGCTGCCGACGCGGGCGCGGCCTGCCTGCGGATCAACCCGGGCAACATCGGGTCGTCCGAGCGGGTGAAGGAAGTCGTCAACGCCGCCAAGGCCAATGGCTGCGCGATCCGCATCGGCGTGAATGCCGGCAGCCTCGAGAAGGACCTGCTCGAGAAATATGGCGAGCCTTGTCCGGAAGCGCTGGTCGAAAGCGCGCTCGACCATATCAAGCTGCTGCAGGACCATGATTTCCACGAATTCAAGGTGGCGGTGAAAGCGAGCGACATCTTCCTGGCGGTCGCCGCCTACCAGCAGCTCGCCGAAGCGGTCGATTGCCCGCTGCACCTGGGAATCACCGAAGCCGGCGGATTCGTCGGAGGTACGGTCAAGTCGGCAATCGGCATCGGCAGCCTGTTGTGGTTCGGCATCGGCGACACCATCCGCGTGTCGCTGTCGGCCGAGCCGGAGGAAGAGGTGCGCGTCGGCTTCGAAATCCTGAAGGCTTTGGGTATCCGCAACCGCGGCGTCCGCGTCGTGTCGTGTCCGTCGTGCGCACGGCAGGGCTTCGACGTGATCCGCACCGTCCAGGCACTGGAAGACCGCCTGCAGCACATCCGCACGCCGCTGTCGCTGTCGGTCCTCGGCTGCGTCGTCAACGGCCCCGGCGAAGCGCGCGAAACCGACATTGGACTCACCGGCGGCGGCAACGGCAAGCACATGGTCTATCTGTCGGGCGTGACCGATCATACGGTCGAGGATGCCGACATGCTCGACCACATCGTCAAGCTGGTCGAGGCGAAGGCCGCGGAGATGGAAGCGAGCGGAGCGCCGGCGCAGGCGGCATGA
- a CDS encoding type II toxin-antitoxin system RelE/ParE family toxin → MPRLILTERAVADVERCRLFLSARDEAASARAAASIAAALRKLTEAPVIGRPLRTHPPFRELVIPFGTTGYVALYVHDVADDAVVSLALRHQREAGY, encoded by the coding sequence GTGCCGCGACTGATCCTGACCGAACGCGCCGTTGCGGATGTCGAGCGGTGCCGCCTGTTTCTGTCCGCCCGAGACGAAGCCGCTTCGGCGCGGGCAGCAGCATCGATAGCGGCAGCGCTTCGCAAACTGACGGAAGCGCCGGTCATCGGCCGCCCGCTGCGCACCCACCCGCCTTTTCGCGAACTCGTCATTCCCTTCGGCACGACCGGATATGTCGCGCTCTATGTACACGATGTCGCTGATGACGCGGTCGTCAGCCTCGCGCTCCGCCATCAGCGCGAAGCAGGCTATTGA
- a CDS encoding CopG family ribbon-helix-helix protein, with amino-acid sequence MATSLKIDDVTKDRIRRLADARERTPHWIMREAIREYLEREEARESFVADAVLAWEGYRETGRHLSGDDAFAWLATWGTPGERPAPKCRD; translated from the coding sequence ATGGCGACTTCGCTGAAGATCGACGACGTGACCAAGGACCGGATCCGCCGTTTGGCCGATGCCCGCGAACGCACGCCACATTGGATTATGCGCGAAGCGATACGCGAGTATCTCGAGCGCGAAGAGGCACGGGAAAGCTTCGTCGCCGACGCGGTGCTTGCTTGGGAGGGCTATCGTGAAACCGGGCGGCATCTGTCGGGTGACGACGCGTTCGCCTGGCTTGCGACCTGGGGCACCCCGGGCGAGCGGCCGGCGCCAAAGTGCCGCGACTGA
- a CDS encoding alpha/beta hydrolase, which yields MGRFDLKKFGRRAIALAVTAALTALATAGPVLAQDRNPLPQGAIVGDQPIDPFYRWNGPLAGRPGRVLRTEPLPADLMPRQASKALRILYTSTDARWGSGTLPVSGALYLPHGRRPRGGWPLVVWSHGTLGVADSCAPSWTGANARDRAYIARWLDDGFAVVAPDYQGLGGPGPHPYLIWQAEGRSVLDAGRAALRTGEGIANQVIVTGQSQGSGAALGAARLAATYAPDLAVRGTIATALVTTFPDPAVPLSNQTPGGSPYYLVYRMMSGSLPDGAPAPETLLTDKGRILLAAARTRCDPRVVAEANGITLDNAFTRPVAEIDRLLGPAGAMDPFRTRVPLMIGIGLGDELIAPERQKLALARICQQGNIVRFRGYPDARHGETLSRSADDAVAFARDVLAGRPVTSDCTVGDHGR from the coding sequence ATGGGCCGTTTCGATCTGAAGAAATTCGGCCGGCGAGCGATTGCGCTTGCCGTAACGGCCGCACTCACCGCACTGGCCACGGCCGGGCCCGTCCTTGCCCAAGACCGCAATCCCCTCCCGCAAGGCGCCATCGTCGGCGACCAGCCGATCGATCCATTCTACCGCTGGAACGGTCCCCTGGCAGGCCGGCCGGGGCGCGTCCTGCGGACCGAGCCGCTGCCTGCTGACCTGATGCCGCGTCAGGCGAGCAAGGCGCTTCGTATCCTCTATACATCGACCGATGCCCGGTGGGGCAGCGGCACGCTCCCGGTCAGCGGCGCGCTCTACCTGCCGCACGGGCGGCGACCGCGGGGCGGCTGGCCGCTGGTGGTCTGGTCGCACGGGACGCTGGGTGTCGCCGACAGCTGTGCTCCATCCTGGACCGGCGCCAACGCCCGCGATCGCGCCTATATCGCTCGCTGGCTCGATGACGGCTTTGCCGTGGTCGCGCCCGATTACCAGGGGCTCGGCGGGCCGGGTCCGCATCCCTATCTCATCTGGCAGGCGGAGGGGCGATCGGTCCTGGATGCGGGGCGCGCCGCGTTGCGGACCGGTGAGGGCATCGCCAATCAGGTCATCGTCACCGGCCAGTCGCAGGGCTCCGGGGCGGCGCTGGGCGCGGCACGTCTTGCCGCCACCTATGCGCCTGATCTGGCGGTCCGCGGCACGATCGCGACGGCGCTGGTGACGACCTTCCCCGATCCGGCGGTCCCGCTGTCGAACCAGACCCCCGGCGGCTCGCCCTATTATCTGGTCTATCGCATGATGTCGGGCAGCCTGCCCGATGGTGCACCCGCGCCCGAGACACTGCTGACCGACAAGGGCCGGATCCTGCTGGCCGCGGCGCGCACGCGCTGCGATCCGCGCGTCGTCGCCGAGGCCAATGGCATAACCCTCGACAACGCCTTTACCCGGCCGGTTGCCGAGATCGACCGACTGCTGGGGCCGGCCGGCGCGATGGACCCGTTCCGGACCCGCGTGCCGCTGATGATCGGCATCGGCCTCGGCGACGAACTCATCGCGCCGGAGCGTCAGAAGCTGGCGCTGGCGCGGATCTGCCAGCAGGGCAACATCGTCCGGTTTCGCGGTTACCCGGACGCGCGTCACGGGGAGACTTTGAGCCGGTCGGCCGACGATGCCGTCGCCTTCGCACGCGACGTGCTGGCCGGTCGACCGGTCACGTCGGACTGCACCGTCGGCGATCACGGCCGATGA
- a CDS encoding mandelate racemase/muconate lactonizing enzyme family protein: MSDDRISEIRISLANLPLATPISDAKVLTGRQKPLTQVAMLFAEIVTRDGREGFGFSYSKRAGGPGLFAHAREVGAELLGEDPNDIARLWTKLVWAGASVGRAGLSTQAVAAFDNALWDMKAKRAGLPLAKLLGCRRDGVNCYNTSGGFLSSPLEEVLDNVEASIASGIGGIKIKVGHPDPKVDLARLDAVARQIDGRVALMVDANQQWSRDAAQRMCRAMEAHGLVWIEEPLDAYDIEGHAALAGSFDTPIASGEMLVSAPEHFAMIRSRAIDFVQPDAARVGGITQFLRVAAMAEEAQLSLAPHFAMELHVHLSAAYAHAAWVEHFDWLDPLFNERQTIRDGKMLISDRPGLGVTLSEQARAWTVASCRIDAGGIADGLHR, encoded by the coding sequence ATGAGCGACGATCGGATCAGCGAGATCAGGATCAGTCTGGCGAATCTTCCCCTGGCCACGCCGATCAGCGACGCGAAGGTGCTCACCGGGCGGCAGAAACCGCTGACCCAGGTCGCCATGCTGTTCGCCGAGATCGTCACGCGCGACGGACGCGAAGGCTTCGGCTTTTCCTATTCCAAACGCGCCGGTGGCCCCGGCCTGTTCGCCCATGCGCGCGAAGTCGGGGCCGAGCTGCTCGGCGAGGATCCCAACGACATCGCCCGCCTCTGGACCAAGCTGGTCTGGGCCGGCGCGTCGGTCGGACGCGCGGGGCTGTCGACCCAGGCCGTCGCCGCGTTCGACAATGCGTTGTGGGACATGAAGGCGAAACGCGCCGGGTTGCCGCTCGCCAAGCTGCTCGGCTGCCGCCGCGACGGTGTGAACTGCTACAACACCTCGGGGGGATTTCTGTCCTCGCCGCTGGAAGAGGTGCTCGACAATGTCGAGGCGTCGATCGCGAGCGGGATCGGCGGCATCAAGATCAAGGTCGGCCATCCCGACCCCAAGGTCGATCTCGCCCGCCTCGACGCGGTCGCGCGGCAGATCGATGGACGCGTGGCGCTGATGGTCGATGCCAACCAGCAATGGTCGCGTGACGCCGCGCAGCGGATGTGCCGGGCGATGGAGGCCCACGGCCTGGTGTGGATCGAAGAGCCGCTGGACGCCTATGACATCGAAGGGCACGCGGCCCTGGCGGGAAGTTTCGACACGCCGATCGCGTCGGGCGAAATGCTGGTCAGCGCGCCCGAGCATTTCGCGATGATCCGCAGCCGGGCGATCGACTTCGTTCAGCCCGACGCGGCACGGGTAGGGGGCATCACCCAATTCCTGCGCGTCGCCGCCATGGCCGAGGAAGCGCAGCTCAGTCTCGCGCCGCATTTCGCCATGGAACTGCACGTCCATCTTTCGGCAGCCTATGCGCACGCCGCCTGGGTCGAACATTTCGACTGGCTCGACCCGCTGTTCAACGAACGCCAGACGATCCGCGACGGCAAGATGCTGATATCGGACCGACCGGGGCTGGGTGTCACCTTGTCGGAACAGGCCCGGGCCTGGACGGTCGCCTCCTGCCGTATCGATGCCGGCGGGATCGCCGACGGCCTGCATCGATAG